The following coding sequences are from one Geothrix sp. window:
- a CDS encoding methylated-DNA--[protein]-cysteine S-methyltransferase encodes MAPRSLSFATALGRMHVAWTTEGVCALRFADGINPRESPKAPAWVLNAVHQLMAHLAGQPQDLGRLPLDLSGLTPFQRRVAEVLRATRPGQTISYGEVALLAGRPGAARAVGQAVKANPLLILVPCHRVVAAHGPGGWSAFGTPERKARLLELETLKGG; translated from the coding sequence ATGGCGCCCCGTTCCCTCAGCTTCGCCACGGCCCTCGGCCGGATGCACGTCGCGTGGACGACGGAGGGCGTCTGCGCCTTGCGCTTTGCCGATGGGATCAACCCCCGCGAGTCACCGAAGGCACCAGCCTGGGTGCTGAACGCCGTGCACCAGCTCATGGCCCACCTGGCGGGCCAGCCCCAGGATCTGGGCCGCCTCCCCCTGGACCTGTCGGGCCTGACGCCCTTTCAGCGCCGCGTGGCCGAGGTGCTGCGGGCCACCCGGCCCGGCCAGACCATCAGCTACGGCGAGGTCGCCCTGCTGGCCGGCCGTCCCGGCGCGGCGCGGGCCGTGGGTCAGGCCGTGAAGGCCAACCCCCTCCTCATCCTCGTGCCCTGTCACCGCGTGGTGGCCGCCCATGGGCCCGGCGGCTGGAGCGCCTTCGGAACGCCGGAACGCAAGGCGCGGCTGCTGGAACTCGAAACCCTCAAAGGCGGTTGA
- a CDS encoding NAD(P)H-binding protein, with translation MKVLLFGATGMIGRGVLRECLRDPRITEVRSLVRTPSGVTHPKLKEILPQDYFDYTAIEGQLTGLDACFFCLGVSSAGMTEAAYRRITHDLTLAAATTLSRLNPAMTFSYISGAGADSTEKGRVMWARVKGRIENALLRLPFKAVYLFRPGAIRPLHGITSRTPLYRLLYRVLGPFLPLLKAISPDSLTTTEQLGRAMIQAGLEGAPRPVLEMRDINRL, from the coding sequence ATGAAGGTCCTGCTGTTCGGCGCCACGGGCATGATCGGCCGGGGCGTGCTGCGGGAGTGCCTGCGGGATCCCCGCATCACCGAGGTGCGCTCCCTCGTGCGGACACCCTCCGGCGTGACGCATCCCAAGCTGAAGGAGATCCTGCCTCAGGACTACTTCGACTACACGGCCATCGAAGGCCAGTTGACGGGGCTGGACGCCTGCTTCTTCTGCCTCGGCGTGTCCTCGGCAGGCATGACCGAAGCGGCCTACCGCCGCATCACCCACGACCTGACGCTGGCCGCCGCGACCACCCTCAGCCGCCTGAATCCCGCCATGACCTTCAGCTACATCTCCGGCGCCGGCGCCGACAGCACGGAGAAGGGGCGCGTCATGTGGGCGCGGGTGAAGGGGCGGATCGAGAATGCCCTGCTGCGGCTGCCCTTCAAGGCCGTGTACCTGTTCCGTCCCGGAGCCATCCGGCCCCTGCATGGCATCACCTCCCGGACGCCGTTGTACCGGCTGCTGTATCGCGTGCTGGGGCCCTTCCTGCCGCTGCTGAAGGCGATCTCGCCGGATAGCCTCACCACCACGGAGCAGCTGGGCCGGGCCATGATCCAGGCGGGTCTGGAAGGCGCGCCGCGGCCGGTGCTGGAGATGCGCGACATCAACCGCCTTTGA
- a CDS encoding cell division protein FtsQ/DivIB, protein MSMLPRTRPKRPWLPWARAGITVAVIGLAGWGLMELGTRYLGLQKLVIEQVNVSGCRGERQAEVQKLAEQLVLGKPLFWVDAEELRTRIEAKRWVRGLQIRKDPPDRLSLAIEERRPVLWLVRANGVFLVSDDGVLLDRVNQANLNPIPVVVDPSSQTDQGLAHLVSAARTLREKQQGFYERITELRDSPKGPVAYIEGLLAPIYLSRRDVTKNVPNFQGLFVDRLSQRPDLARLRYIDLRWDDEVAVGEPEDESAPAKPRR, encoded by the coding sequence ATGTCCATGCTCCCCCGCACCCGCCCCAAGCGTCCCTGGCTGCCCTGGGCGCGGGCCGGGATCACCGTGGCGGTCATCGGCCTGGCGGGCTGGGGCCTCATGGAGCTGGGCACCCGGTACCTGGGCCTGCAGAAGCTGGTCATCGAGCAGGTGAACGTGAGCGGCTGCCGCGGCGAACGGCAGGCCGAGGTCCAGAAGCTGGCGGAACAGCTGGTGCTGGGCAAGCCGCTCTTCTGGGTGGATGCGGAGGAGCTGCGGACCCGCATCGAGGCCAAGCGCTGGGTGCGGGGCCTGCAGATCCGCAAGGACCCCCCGGATCGCCTCAGCCTCGCCATCGAGGAGCGGCGGCCCGTCCTCTGGCTGGTCCGCGCCAACGGCGTATTCCTGGTGTCGGATGACGGCGTGCTGCTGGATCGCGTCAACCAGGCCAACCTAAATCCCATTCCCGTGGTCGTGGACCCCTCCAGCCAGACAGACCAGGGATTGGCCCATCTGGTGAGCGCTGCACGCACGCTCCGGGAAAAACAGCAGGGTTTTTACGAGCGGATCACGGAATTGAGGGATAGCCCAAAGGGGCCTGTGGCCTACATCGAGGGATTATTGGCCCCAATCTACCTTTCGCGCAGGGATGTCACGAAAAACGTGCCCAATTTCCAGGGCCTCTTCGTGGACCGCCTCTCCCAGCGGCCGGATCTCGCCCGGCTGAGGTACATCGACCTGCGCTGGGACGACGAGGTGGCCGTGGGCGAACCCGAAGACGAATCGGCCCCCGCAAAGCCGCGGCGCTGA
- a CDS encoding xanthine dehydrogenase family protein molybdopterin-binding subunit, producing MNRRDFLKATGAVGLFVTFPIPAFSQEPEKIPNDVPEYPKDFNAYLKIGPDGRVGCFVGKIEMGQGNMTALAMLAAEELDVPLDQVDMLMGDTDLCPWDGGTWGSLSIWQFGPVLRGAAAEARAVLIQMASERLGIAAERLQVKAGVVSSLGDPSKRVSYGELVQGKRIERHLKDVKVKPVAEFTLVGQEVPRKDGRLKVTGGAKYTADIVPEGTLYAAILRPPAHGAKLLSVDVSAAERLPGVKVIQAGDLVAALHAHSDQAREALGQIKATFQPSPSTLTNDNIFDHLLKAAPPARQLAAKGDLKAGEASAIHQVEATYLDNYIAHAPMEPHTAVAQWERGKLTVWASTQAPFLLRGMLAKAHGLSARQVRVITPFLGGGFGGKGMAPQALEAARLAKAAGCPVQVTWSRKEEFFLDSFRPAGVVKIRSGLTKEGRIAFWEHQVTAAGESEAETMYDIPHQRSTSAGTWMGGNPAGFHPFAVGAWRAPAANTNVFAKESHMDMLAAKAGVDPLEFRLRHVKDPRMVTVLKAAEKAFGWTRKPGPSGRGFGLACVNHRSTLVAAMAEVAVDRKTGEVKVKRVVMAQDMGVVVHPDGARQQVEGCVTMGLGYSLYEQIRFRNGQVLDENFDTYQLPRFSQMPTIETILIPNPDVPAQGGGEPAIVVMGALIANAIHDAIGVRMLQMPMTPERIKQALERA from the coding sequence ATGAACCGGCGCGACTTCCTCAAGGCCACGGGGGCCGTGGGCCTCTTCGTCACCTTCCCCATCCCGGCTTTTTCGCAGGAACCTGAGAAGATCCCCAACGACGTGCCCGAGTACCCCAAGGACTTCAACGCCTACCTCAAGATCGGGCCCGATGGCCGCGTGGGCTGCTTCGTGGGGAAGATCGAGATGGGCCAGGGCAACATGACGGCCCTCGCCATGCTGGCGGCCGAAGAGCTGGATGTGCCGCTGGATCAGGTGGACATGCTCATGGGCGACACGGACCTCTGCCCCTGGGATGGCGGCACCTGGGGCTCCCTCAGCATCTGGCAGTTCGGTCCCGTGCTGCGGGGCGCCGCCGCCGAGGCCAGGGCCGTGCTGATCCAGATGGCCTCGGAGCGGCTGGGCATCGCCGCCGAACGCCTCCAGGTGAAGGCTGGCGTGGTGTCGTCGCTGGGCGACCCTTCGAAGCGCGTGTCCTATGGCGAACTGGTGCAGGGCAAACGGATCGAGCGGCACCTGAAGGACGTGAAGGTGAAGCCCGTGGCCGAGTTCACGCTGGTGGGCCAGGAGGTGCCTCGCAAGGATGGCCGGCTGAAGGTCACGGGCGGCGCCAAGTACACCGCCGACATCGTGCCCGAAGGCACCCTGTACGCCGCCATCCTCCGTCCACCGGCGCACGGCGCCAAGCTGCTGTCCGTGGATGTCTCCGCCGCCGAGAGGCTGCCGGGGGTGAAGGTGATCCAGGCCGGCGACCTGGTGGCCGCCCTGCACGCGCACAGCGACCAGGCTCGCGAGGCCCTCGGCCAGATCAAGGCCACGTTCCAGCCCTCACCCTCCACGCTGACTAACGACAACATCTTCGACCACCTGCTCAAGGCCGCACCGCCCGCACGGCAGCTGGCCGCCAAGGGCGACCTAAAAGCGGGCGAGGCTTCCGCCATCCACCAGGTCGAGGCCACCTACCTGGACAACTACATCGCCCACGCGCCCATGGAGCCCCACACGGCCGTGGCCCAGTGGGAGAGGGGCAAACTCACGGTGTGGGCCTCCACCCAGGCACCCTTCCTGCTGCGGGGGATGCTGGCCAAGGCCCACGGCTTGTCCGCCCGGCAGGTGCGCGTCATCACGCCCTTCCTGGGCGGCGGCTTCGGGGGCAAGGGCATGGCCCCCCAGGCCCTTGAAGCGGCGCGACTGGCCAAGGCGGCGGGCTGCCCGGTGCAGGTCACCTGGAGCCGCAAGGAGGAGTTCTTCCTCGACAGCTTCCGCCCCGCGGGCGTCGTGAAGATCCGCTCCGGCCTCACGAAGGAGGGGAGGATCGCCTTCTGGGAGCACCAGGTCACCGCCGCGGGCGAATCCGAGGCGGAGACCATGTACGACATCCCGCACCAGCGCAGCACCTCCGCCGGCACCTGGATGGGGGGCAACCCCGCCGGGTTCCACCCCTTCGCGGTGGGCGCCTGGCGGGCCCCGGCGGCCAACACCAACGTGTTCGCCAAGGAATCCCACATGGACATGCTGGCCGCCAAGGCGGGCGTGGACCCGCTGGAGTTCCGCCTCCGCCACGTGAAGGATCCCCGCATGGTCACCGTGCTGAAGGCCGCCGAGAAGGCCTTCGGGTGGACCCGCAAGCCCGGCCCCAGCGGCCGGGGCTTCGGCTTGGCCTGCGTCAACCACCGCAGCACCCTGGTGGCCGCCATGGCTGAAGTGGCCGTGGACAGGAAGACCGGGGAAGTGAAGGTCAAGCGCGTGGTGATGGCGCAGGACATGGGGGTGGTGGTGCATCCCGACGGCGCCCGCCAGCAGGTGGAGGGCTGCGTCACCATGGGCCTGGGCTACAGCCTCTACGAGCAGATCCGCTTCAGGAACGGCCAGGTCCTCGACGAGAACTTCGACACGTACCAGCTGCCCCGCTTCTCCCAGATGCCCACCATCGAGACCATCCTCATCCCCAACCCGGACGTCCCGGCCCAGGGGGGCGGTGAGCCCGCCATCGTCGTCATGGGCGCCCTCATCGCCAACGCCATCCACGACGCCATCGGCGTGCGCATGCTGCAGATGCCCATGACGCCGGAGCGGATCAAGCAGGCGCTTGAGAGGGCCTGA
- a CDS encoding (2Fe-2S)-binding protein: MARTLSFTLNGKQVVTTADGSRMLACVLREDLALTGTKIGCGQGLCGACTVLVDGEAVRSCSTPLAAVAGKAVLTIEGLGLQEKLHPVQEAFLDHHAFQCGFCTPGMILSAYALLKKTPRPDRRQVAEALDGNLCRCGAHVRILAAVEAAAQKGGAK; this comes from the coding sequence ATGGCCAGGACCCTTTCGTTCACGCTGAATGGCAAGCAGGTGGTCACAACCGCCGACGGCTCGCGCATGCTGGCCTGTGTGCTGCGCGAGGACCTGGCCCTCACTGGCACCAAGATCGGCTGCGGGCAGGGTCTCTGCGGCGCCTGCACGGTGCTCGTCGACGGGGAGGCCGTGCGCTCCTGCTCCACGCCGCTGGCCGCCGTGGCGGGCAAGGCGGTGCTCACCATCGAAGGCCTGGGCCTGCAGGAGAAGCTCCACCCCGTGCAGGAGGCCTTCCTGGATCACCACGCCTTCCAGTGCGGCTTCTGCACCCCGGGCATGATCCTCAGCGCCTACGCGCTGCTGAAGAAGACACCCAGACCGGATCGCCGTCAGGTGGCCGAGGCCCTGGATGGCAACCTCTGCCGCTGCGGCGCCCACGTGCGGATCCTGGCCGCGGTCGAAGCCGCCGCCCAGAAGGGAGGTGCCAAATGA
- a CDS encoding MFS transporter, producing MNAAEANSTPATAMLEDGRLSFGEKVGYALGDAASNFYWKTFEFFIIFFYTDVFGISAGAVGTMMLVTRVMDAVADPVMGTIADRTKTRWGHFRPYVLWFAIPLAGAGVLTFTTPSLGGGAKLLYAYATYCLLMLLYTAVNIPYSALLGVMTPNSKERTSLASFRFVGAFSVAVLVQYCTPSLAQWFGMSSALRAQHSFLAHPIDWVRWFLSRDFLTLPSDPAKGWQMTMVLYGAFAVVLLILCFATTHERVTPPEDQSPDFKEDLKSMLTSRAFVVMLGVLIIMIMSFVLRGSVSAYYFKYYVQRNDLLGPFLVANALAFLAAVVITPTIARHFDKKTLFIAAIGIGGLIIGGFWLAKPTDIGLMFGLQILASFIIGFNSPLVWAMFADTADDAEWRLGRRNTGLVFASAVFGMKIGLALGAWVTGLLLTGFGYLANQEQSATSLLGIRLSMSLIPALMLVVAAVLMRAYPLDDQKMVQIEKDLASRKKGLEGEA from the coding sequence GTGAACGCAGCCGAAGCCAATTCCACTCCTGCCACCGCCATGCTGGAAGACGGGCGCCTGTCCTTCGGAGAGAAGGTGGGCTACGCCCTGGGCGATGCCGCCTCCAACTTCTATTGGAAGACGTTTGAGTTCTTCATCATCTTCTTCTATACCGACGTGTTCGGCATCTCCGCCGGAGCCGTCGGCACCATGATGCTGGTGACCCGGGTCATGGACGCCGTGGCCGATCCGGTCATGGGAACCATCGCGGACCGCACCAAGACCCGCTGGGGGCATTTCCGGCCTTACGTGCTCTGGTTCGCCATCCCGCTGGCCGGTGCGGGGGTGCTCACCTTCACGACCCCCAGCCTCGGCGGAGGGGCCAAGCTCCTCTACGCCTATGCGACCTACTGTCTCCTGATGCTCCTCTACACCGCGGTGAACATCCCCTACAGCGCCCTGCTCGGCGTCATGACGCCCAACTCGAAGGAGCGCACCTCCCTGGCCTCCTTCCGGTTCGTCGGGGCCTTTTCCGTGGCGGTCCTGGTGCAGTACTGCACGCCCAGCCTGGCCCAGTGGTTCGGGATGTCATCGGCCCTGCGTGCCCAGCACAGCTTCCTGGCCCACCCCATCGACTGGGTGCGCTGGTTCCTCTCCCGGGACTTCCTCACCCTGCCCTCCGACCCGGCCAAGGGGTGGCAGATGACCATGGTCCTGTACGGCGCCTTCGCAGTCGTCCTCCTGATCCTCTGCTTCGCCACCACCCACGAGCGGGTCACTCCGCCCGAGGACCAGAGCCCGGACTTCAAGGAGGACCTGAAGAGCATGCTCACGAGCCGCGCCTTCGTGGTGATGCTCGGGGTCCTGATCATCATGATCATGTCCTTCGTGCTCAGGGGCTCGGTCTCGGCCTACTACTTCAAGTACTACGTCCAGCGCAACGACCTCCTCGGCCCCTTCCTGGTGGCCAACGCCCTGGCCTTCCTGGCGGCGGTGGTCATCACGCCCACCATCGCCCGGCACTTTGACAAGAAGACCCTGTTCATCGCCGCCATCGGCATCGGCGGCCTCATCATCGGCGGCTTCTGGCTGGCCAAGCCCACGGACATCGGGCTCATGTTCGGCCTGCAGATCCTCGCCAGCTTCATCATCGGGTTCAACTCGCCCCTGGTCTGGGCCATGTTCGCGGACACCGCCGACGACGCCGAGTGGCGCCTGGGGCGCCGGAACACGGGGCTGGTCTTCGCTTCGGCCGTTTTCGGCATGAAGATCGGGCTGGCCCTGGGTGCCTGGGTGACGGGGCTCCTGCTGACCGGCTTCGGTTACCTCGCCAACCAGGAGCAGTCGGCCACCTCGCTGCTGGGCATCCGGCTCTCCATGAGCCTGATCCCCGCCCTGATGCTGGTGGTGGCTGCCGTCCTCATGAGGGCCTACCCCCTCGATGACCAGAAGATGGTCCAGATTGAGAAGGACCTGGCCAGCCGCAAGAAGGGGCTCGAAGGCGAGGCCTGA
- a CDS encoding CocE/NonD family hydrolase, whose protein sequence is MEIRVMAVLLAMALVAPSSLRAEAPRTDFNPVQVTWDQKVPMRDGVRLSATIYRDPKQLKPLPVILTMTPYIADHAAKQGTYFAQNGYVFVAMDLRGRGNSEGAFVPGQVEAKDGYDAVEWLAKQPWCDGQVATWGGSWLGFNQWSLAKEFPPHLKALAPTAAVHPGVDYPQPNGIPMSYMLRWLAYVHGRALNSALFGATTFWNNAEWEQVSTGRPFKDLEAITGIQGTVFQTWLRHPREDAFWQAMTPRPEHYAKLRIPILTITGHYDDDQTGALTYYERHMAHGQPDITQRHWLVIGPWDHYGTRRPKAELGGVTFGSGAVMSMEDLHRAWYDHVLKGGPRPAFLENRVACFIMGRNTWIHAAALSQIEGSPLKLELDLAGAQPGDVARGGLLSPNPPSGPGHVTLVADPAYLPPRADLEDENAQYLKDQRDAFKQLPGQVVWHSEPLNEETILAGRPKLALRLTCDQPDADLRATLQEVLPDGSAVALSGGSLRLRYRRGGTEPVLMSPGQTELVDFPALDFFARALAKGSRLRLLVSAAPAFGSQRNTHTGGDLAAEPLSAAKVAHLTLLTGPGSGSLLQLPRPEAALLKAKETPAQSH, encoded by the coding sequence ATGGAAATCCGCGTGATGGCCGTCCTGCTTGCCATGGCCCTGGTGGCCCCATCCAGCCTTCGGGCGGAAGCCCCCAGGACCGACTTCAACCCGGTGCAAGTGACCTGGGACCAGAAGGTGCCCATGCGGGATGGCGTGAGGCTCAGCGCCACCATCTACCGCGATCCGAAGCAGCTGAAACCGCTGCCGGTCATCCTCACCATGACGCCCTACATCGCCGACCATGCGGCGAAACAGGGAACCTACTTCGCGCAGAACGGCTACGTCTTTGTGGCCATGGACCTGCGGGGCCGGGGGAACTCGGAAGGTGCGTTCGTACCCGGCCAGGTCGAGGCCAAGGATGGCTACGATGCCGTGGAGTGGCTGGCGAAACAGCCCTGGTGCGATGGGCAGGTCGCCACCTGGGGCGGGTCCTGGCTCGGCTTCAACCAGTGGAGCCTGGCGAAGGAGTTCCCACCCCACCTCAAGGCGCTGGCGCCCACGGCGGCGGTGCATCCTGGCGTCGACTACCCGCAACCCAACGGGATCCCGATGTCCTACATGCTGCGCTGGCTGGCCTACGTGCATGGGCGGGCCCTGAACAGCGCGCTCTTCGGGGCCACCACCTTCTGGAACAACGCCGAATGGGAGCAGGTCTCCACCGGGCGCCCCTTCAAGGATCTGGAGGCCATCACCGGCATCCAGGGCACGGTGTTCCAGACCTGGCTGCGGCACCCGCGGGAGGATGCGTTCTGGCAGGCCATGACGCCGCGCCCCGAGCACTACGCCAAACTCCGCATCCCGATCCTGACCATCACGGGCCACTACGACGACGACCAGACCGGCGCCCTCACCTACTATGAGCGGCACATGGCCCACGGGCAGCCTGACATCACCCAGCGGCACTGGCTGGTCATCGGCCCCTGGGATCACTATGGCACTCGACGGCCCAAGGCGGAGCTGGGCGGCGTGACCTTCGGCTCCGGTGCCGTCATGAGCATGGAGGACCTACACAGGGCCTGGTACGACCATGTGCTGAAGGGTGGCCCGCGACCGGCATTCCTCGAGAACCGAGTGGCCTGCTTCATCATGGGGCGCAACACCTGGATCCATGCCGCAGCCCTCAGCCAGATCGAAGGGTCTCCCCTGAAGCTGGAACTCGACCTGGCGGGGGCCCAACCGGGAGACGTCGCCCGGGGCGGGTTGCTGTCCCCCAATCCACCCTCGGGCCCTGGACATGTGACCTTGGTGGCCGACCCCGCCTATCTGCCGCCCCGCGCCGATCTCGAAGATGAGAACGCGCAGTATCTGAAAGACCAGAGAGATGCCTTCAAGCAGCTCCCGGGCCAGGTGGTCTGGCACAGCGAGCCCTTGAATGAGGAAACCATCCTTGCGGGGCGTCCCAAGCTGGCGCTGCGCCTCACCTGCGATCAGCCCGATGCGGACCTGCGGGCAACCCTCCAGGAGGTGCTTCCGGACGGCAGTGCCGTCGCCCTTTCCGGCGGCTCGCTCCGCCTGCGCTACCGTCGTGGGGGTACAGAGCCGGTCCTCATGTCCCCTGGCCAAACCGAACTGGTGGATTTTCCGGCCCTGGATTTCTTCGCCCGAGCGCTGGCCAAGGGCAGCCGGCTCCGGCTTCTGGTGAGCGCGGCCCCTGCCTTCGGCTCCCAGCGCAACACCCATACCGGAGGCGACCTGGCCGCCGAGCCCCTGTCCGCGGCCAAGGTGGCGCACCTTACGCTCTTGACCGGGCCGGGGAGCGGCAGTCTGCTGCAGCTGCCCCGGCCGGAGGCCGCACTCCTCAAAGCCAAAGAGACCCCGGCCCAGTCACACTAG
- the murB gene encoding UDP-N-acetylmuramate dehydrogenase yields the protein MAHPFPDDLLAVPHRRDVPFSRLTTLGVGGVCHWLFEPKTEAEAQAFVRACAREGLPWRVLGGGSNLVVLGDVATPVLRLALPKEVRRDGNRITAPASHGHIALAEAAAAAGLSGLEFASGIPGSLGGAIRMNAGAYGREWVDVLTRYRFLTPGGELVEKAPEAGEFRYRWSFLTGGHVVLSATADLVEGDPATIRARVAEYREKRGTSQPLSKRNAGCIFKNPPGLSAGRLIDQAHLKGLRIGDAEVSPEHGNFLVNHGKATAAEFAELMETVRTKVRDIHGVELEPEVEIWRE from the coding sequence GTGGCGCACCCTTTCCCAGATGACCTGCTCGCCGTCCCGCACCGCCGGGACGTGCCCTTCTCCCGCCTGACCACCCTGGGCGTTGGGGGCGTGTGCCACTGGCTCTTCGAGCCGAAGACTGAGGCCGAGGCACAGGCCTTCGTCCGCGCCTGCGCCCGGGAGGGCCTGCCCTGGCGGGTGCTGGGGGGCGGCTCGAACCTGGTGGTGCTGGGGGATGTGGCGACGCCAGTCCTGCGCCTGGCATTGCCGAAAGAAGTCCGGCGCGACGGCAACCGCATCACGGCCCCCGCCAGCCATGGCCACATCGCCCTGGCCGAGGCCGCGGCGGCGGCTGGGCTTTCGGGTCTGGAGTTCGCCAGCGGCATCCCCGGTTCCCTGGGCGGCGCCATCCGCATGAACGCCGGGGCCTACGGCCGCGAGTGGGTGGACGTGCTCACGCGCTACCGCTTCCTGACGCCCGGAGGCGAGCTGGTGGAGAAGGCGCCGGAAGCGGGCGAGTTCCGCTACCGCTGGAGCTTCCTGACCGGCGGCCACGTGGTGCTGTCGGCCACTGCGGATCTGGTGGAAGGGGATCCGGCCACCATCCGTGCCCGGGTGGCCGAGTACCGCGAGAAGCGCGGCACCAGCCAGCCCCTGTCGAAGCGCAATGCGGGCTGCATCTTCAAGAACCCACCGGGCCTGAGCGCGGGGCGGCTCATCGACCAGGCCCACCTCAAGGGCCTGCGCATCGGAGATGCCGAGGTGAGCCCAGAGCACGGCAACTTCCTCGTGAACCACGGCAAGGCCACCGCCGCGGAGTTCGCCGAGCTGATGGAGACCGTCCGGACGAAGGTCCGTGACATCCATGGCGTGGAGCTCGAACCCGAGGTGGAGATCTGGCGGGAGTAG
- the ftsA gene encoding cell division protein FtsA, which produces MPQRAVLLGLDLGASKVVAVVAVQEEDGTLNVTGTGQASPQGGMTQGQITDMDLSTRAIVRAVEEAMNTAGQTKVDGIRVAVDGIQFKGENLRDSITISSGDKIITAGDRDRVLEQATNSCKLAKEELVLHRIPQIFHIKGQRDIRNPVGMFGETLEAEVRIIVAPSPVIMNIQLALKNAGLHGSELMYSPLASAEAVLSREDRENGAVVVDIGEQLTHLGIFLHGTLFHSAIIPIGGAHFTRDLEITKHLGGIAASERVKMRFGTVLPSHVPAEESIELEEEGRLVSRREIAEVLQARAAELLNHVLAEMGRTGLMHEIHGGVHLVGGGALLTHLPILAQTLLGRPRVVLGRIQGVLGLPQATGNPFFVNALGAVKALSRDLSETRGKQDRSDGFLGRFFSRFS; this is translated from the coding sequence ATGCCGCAGCGCGCCGTACTCCTCGGACTCGACCTAGGTGCAAGCAAAGTGGTGGCGGTGGTCGCCGTCCAGGAGGAAGACGGGACCCTCAACGTGACCGGGACGGGCCAGGCCTCGCCCCAGGGCGGCATGACCCAGGGCCAGATCACGGACATGGACCTCAGCACCCGCGCCATCGTGCGGGCCGTCGAAGAGGCCATGAACACCGCCGGCCAGACCAAGGTCGATGGCATCCGCGTGGCCGTGGACGGCATCCAGTTCAAGGGTGAGAACCTGCGGGATTCCATCACCATCTCCAGCGGCGACAAGATCATCACCGCCGGCGACCGGGACCGCGTGCTGGAACAGGCCACCAACAGCTGCAAGCTGGCCAAGGAGGAGCTGGTCCTCCACCGCATCCCGCAGATCTTCCACATCAAGGGCCAGCGGGACATCCGCAACCCCGTGGGCATGTTCGGCGAGACGCTGGAGGCTGAGGTCCGCATCATCGTGGCGCCCAGCCCCGTGATCATGAACATCCAGCTGGCCCTGAAGAACGCCGGGCTGCATGGTTCGGAGCTGATGTATTCGCCCCTGGCCAGCGCCGAGGCCGTGCTGAGCCGCGAGGACCGCGAGAACGGGGCGGTGGTGGTGGACATCGGCGAGCAGCTGACGCACCTGGGGATCTTCCTGCACGGCACGCTCTTCCACTCCGCGATCATCCCCATCGGCGGCGCCCACTTCACCCGCGACCTGGAGATCACCAAGCACCTGGGCGGCATCGCCGCCTCGGAGCGCGTCAAGATGCGCTTCGGCACGGTCCTGCCCAGCCACGTGCCCGCGGAAGAGTCCATCGAGCTCGAGGAGGAGGGCCGCCTGGTCTCCCGCCGCGAGATCGCCGAGGTGCTGCAGGCCCGTGCCGCGGAGCTGCTGAACCATGTTCTGGCCGAGATGGGCCGGACGGGCCTCATGCATGAGATCCACGGCGGTGTGCACCTGGTGGGTGGCGGCGCCCTGCTCACCCACCTGCCCATCCTCGCCCAGACCCTCCTGGGCCGGCCCCGCGTGGTGCTGGGCCGCATCCAGGGCGTGCTGGGCCTGCCCCAGGCCACGGGCAACCCCTTCTTCGTGAATGCGCTCGGCGCCGTGAAGGCCCTGTCCCGCGACCTGAGCGAGACCCGCGGCAAGCAGGACCGCAGCGACGGTTTCCTGGGCCGCTTTTTCAGCCGTTTCTCGTAG